In the genome of Salvelinus sp. IW2-2015 linkage group LG25, ASM291031v2, whole genome shotgun sequence, one region contains:
- the LOC111951728 gene encoding protein FAM13C-like — MDHSKEDYYQDHDPSSSERVSCVAVSWQAQDTQNQDQHKNSMTRLQMADGINLSDSEKSPSLKQQALEAELCPSPPGTPQEDLDHPPCTKDYQSLTPSLHSLPKQEQDIISTSLTEASPVQRPPVSLSEGSSSECLMTPSPSPLLQRLAVGDCPVPSPRSHNLNLGHRFNTDPETAPSPPCSQHIRMAHHTVRTEPAEGANKAPSVTTLNRHIQNVRKRIRRFEEHFEQERQYRPAHNDRTAHHEVSRLMRDLTKSRKQLKELKLKQCAEGLREQQKGGNTGTCRSTSEPKGAMEHYHNSNNKPSLEETIDSLMKRLMEKREEEGLPDNIKEMTPAQMAVEKVTLQKCLLYFESLYGRPSTRQEKTLMKPFYDRYRQVKQQLLCSPTTIPVITTIEEEEGSDEECVKDSTWLPHTALRCVSSDESLRLPHSEVANMPLVSPLEEIKGLQPPSVTTATLHEASRSELLEQLRMTRAEKKRLRSALRVFEDHFYTQTGRAAQKEDRGPMAEEYCEYKNLKAKLRLLEVLLSKRDTPKTV; from the exons ATGGACCACAGTAAAGAAGACTATTACCAG GATCATGACCCCTCCAGCTCTGAGCGCGTCAGTTGTGTGGCAGTGAGCTGGCAGGCTCAGGACACCCAGAACCaagaccagcacaaaaacag CATGACCCGATTACAGATGGCCGATGGAATAAACCTGTCTGACTCTGAAAAG AGCCCCTCCCTCAAGCAGCAAGCTCTGGAGGCTGAGCTGTGCCCCTCGCCACCCGGAACCCCTCAGGAGGACCTGGATCACCCCCCTTGTACCAAGGACTACCAGAGCCTAACCccatctctccactccctcccaaAACAGGAACAGGACATCATCAGTACTTCACTGACAG aaGCTAGTCCGGTCCAGAGGCCCCCCGTGTCTCTCTCTGAGGGCAGTAGCAGTGAATGTCTGATGACCCCTAGTCCCAGTCCTCTCCTTCAGCGCCTTGCAGTGGGTGACTGTCCCGTACCGTCCCCCCGCAGCCACAACCTCAACTTGGGCCATCGCTTCAACACGGACCCTGAAACGGCCCCCTCCCCACCCTGCTCACAACACATCAGGAT ggCTCACCACACAGTGAGGACTGAACCAGCAGAGGGCGCTAACAAGGCCCCATCGGTCACGACGCTCAACAGACACATCCAGAACGTGAGGAAGAGGATCAGACGCTTCGAGGAGCACTTTGAGCAAGAGAGACAGTACAGG CCAGCACACAATGATAGGACTGCCCATCATGAGGTGTCTAGACTGATGCGGGACCTCACCAAGTCTCGAAAGCAGCTCAAAG AGCTGAAGCTGAAACAGTGTGCAGAGGGGCTCAGAGAGCAGCAGAAAGGGGGAAACACAGGGACATGCAGGTCCACAAGTGAACCCAAGGGGGCGATGGAACACTaccacaacagtaacaacaaaccCTCACTGGAGGAGACCATTGATAGCCTGATGAAGAGACTGATGGAGAAACGAGAGGAGGAGGGACTGCCTGATAACATCAAG GAGATGACTCCAGCTCAGATGGCTGTGGAGAAGGTCACCCTGCAGAAGTGTCTGCTCTACTTTGAGAGCCTGTATGGGCGACCG agcaCCAGACAGGAGAAGACTCTGATGAAGCCCTTCTATGATCGCTACCGCCAGGTCAAACAGCAGCTCCTGTGTTCACCCACCACCATCCCCGTCATCACCACCATA gaggaagaggagggttcTGATGAAGAGTGTGTGAAGGACAGCACCTGGCTACCTCATACAGCACTGCGTTGTGTGTCTTCAGATGAGTCACTGCGTCTGCCGCATAGTGAAGTGGCCAATATGCCCCTGGTGTCACCTCTGGAGGAGATCAAAGGTCTACAGCCGCCCAGTGTCACCACTGCAACACTGCACGAGGCATCAAG gtcagAGTTACTGGAGCAGCTGAGGATGACGCGAGCTGAGAAGAAGAGACTCCGTTCAGCTCTCCGAGTCTTTGAGGACCACTTCTACACACAGACCGGCCG GGCTGCCCAGAAAGAGGACCGTGGGCCCATGGCAGAGGAGTACTGCGAGTACAAGAACTTAAAAGCTAAACTCCGTTTGCTGGAAGTCCTGCTCAGTAAACGGGATACTCCGAAGACTGTTTGA